A stretch of Geotrypetes seraphini chromosome 2, aGeoSer1.1, whole genome shotgun sequence DNA encodes these proteins:
- the LOC117353422 gene encoding uncharacterized protein LOC117353422 has product MVSRGNCVHKELQEPGKEEDLPGGRKPKGTAPFQYFFARESTFPKRVEVSSTNFCTVPSNLWSILQTSGRITFGRVEATASTLYDFTFTAAPSSDWRTSKELGPATTSVSGPLWHSVITTARHRGIPGSSGEREISDTARSQAANTNKSCNPNCRGVLAVNSRVLWCKGIDESNIEGPIRTTPLRLECGILEEKNNKAAFSVPT; this is encoded by the exons ATGGTTTCCAGAGGAAACTGTGTCCATAAGGAGCTTCAAGAGCCAGGCAAAGAGGAGGATCTGCCAGGAGGAAGAAAACCCAAGGGTACAGCTCCATTCCAATACT TTTTTGCCAGAGAGTCTACTTTTCCTAAAAGAGTGGAGGTTTCTTCAACAAATTTCTGTACTGTTCCATCCAATCTTTGGAGCATTCTCCAGACATCCGGCAGGATTACCTTCGGGAGGGTTGAAGCCACGGCTTCAACCTTATACGATTTTACCTTCACAGCAGCACCTTCTTCCGACTGGCGTACCTCCAAAGAGTTAGGACCCGCAACCACTTCGGTGTCAGGGCCTCTCTGGCACTCGGTCATTACCACTGCCAGACACAGAGGAATACCTGGTTCCAGTGGTGAAAGAGAGATTTCAGACACAGCCAGGTCCCAAGCCGCCAACACCAACAAGTCCTGCAACCCGAATTGTAGAGGAGTTCTGGCGGTGAACTCAAGAGTACTTTGGTGCAAAGGCATTGATGAGTCCAACATCGAAGGTCCGATTCGGACTACGCCTTTGCGTTTAGAATGTGGCATCTtagaggaaaaaaacaacaaagcagCATTCTCGGTTCCAACATAG